The genomic segment CCATAACGACGCGAAAACAATGAGAAACAAACATCTATGTTTATCTAGAAGCAGCTCTCATGCCGTGAGCCATGCACATATATATTAGCAGTACACGCGACAGTAACAAGTCGTTTAAGTTGTAGGGAATATCACATACCATCTTAACAATTGTGAATCgtgaaattgtatatatatataggtgtatagCTACAATTGTAGGTCTTATAGGTTACTGAAGTGTGGATCTGGTTTCTTATTTTTGAGAAACCACTTGAAGAATTTGAAGAGATTCTGTGAAAAAAATTCAGAAGGATTTTGTCACAAACTTCTTTTGAACATTATGGGGTGTAGCAACAGTACCGCGGGAGGTGATCCGAACAGCGCACCCTCATCAAGTGAACAAGGACAGGCTCGTGAAAACGGTGTGAACAAATCCGAGGAACCCCAAAAACCACAGGCTCCGCAACAAGAAGAAAGTGCGGGAAAACCAGCAGACGACACCCAGCAACAGGCGACAGAAACTGGACAAGCCAAAGGTAACGTGTTTGATGGTACTTGTTTATACCGtgaaaaatgaataataatgaaaattgaaatttggCCCAATGAAGCAGCTTCGATTTGAAGCTCAAAGTGAAATGTAAAATTAgtggtacattatatgtatttttgttcCAATATGGTAGTGGTGCaaagttgaaatgaaaaaacatTGCAACAAGATTGGCCAAATATTGAtactaagattttttttttaatttttttttttttttttttcaatttttccaATAGTGAAatagtattgtatatttttaatgtttctatatatattaagaACATTCATGGTAAAGTTCATGTAATGATAAAACTttgctatatataacacgtgtccGAGTATACCTTGATACTAAATTTAGAAACAATATTACCACACGGAGCTGTTACACAAATGAGtgaatacatatgtattttaacTTAAACAGATTTGGCCAGCTAGTCTATTGAAGATCTCAGATTTAAAGCTAATAAATACTGAGATATCACAGACATTCTTGATCGCGATTAATGATAATAGGTAGTTGTGTGGTTGTCGTTCATGGTCGAGTACGTTTGCCTTTTAATCAATTGTCTATGGATCCTGTATATAGACTGACTGGCCTTTAACCCGTGTGGTTTTTGAAAAAGCAGAATGAAACATGTTAGTATTTTTTTAACACACAATTAGCTTATTGAAATAAGACATTTACATATGATCTATACAACCTATATACACTtgtgttacatatgtatacactatCCTTGTAAGTTCCGAATGTTCATTCGACCGCATCAATCGATACCCATGAATGACCCCGGTACATCACCTTATAAACCAATTTACAGACTGAGTAGCCCGAATAGTATATATCGAATCTATTGAACAAATGCAATCAGCTTCAAGCAAATGTCATGTATACCGAATTATTGGACGaatttgatattctatttatcaccAAAGTCAAATCTGTAAGGAAATAAGCGAAACGCCACAAATTAATTCTCATAAATAcagattctttttttttctttcatgaaaacCGAGACAATTGTCTGACGGCATATacttatgacgtcacaatagtgcTACTACACGTGTATCATGGGATATATACTGCAACATGTGCGTGCTACATATATGACAGAAGATGAATAGTCACGTGATACGTAAATGCCCAAAAATAAGGGAAACTGACAGGAGAGGGCattttacatgtttaaggaACCGCGAtaactcagtcggttagagcgctgGCGATGAAACCTCAGATAAATGtctgaggtgcgtggttcgactcTCCATACCTGTGGCGGTTTGCGTTTCTTGTGAACCTGAGAAAAGGACCGGTCTGTTCTTTAGTGGTTGTATCCTAGGACAAAACACTATACTCGTAATTGCTCTGCATGGTATGCGACTTGCCTCCTGAATtgtgttcagtgaggtagtcaccaactactacaagaaaaaaaatacacgttTTAGGGTATATTTAAACTTTtggcaaaattattttcatataaaaagtCTCAAAAGTCATGAACATGTTTTAATGGTTCGAAATACTCATTGACTAATACAAATCCTAAGGCACCTCtggtaaataaaatatttcattgattcCCATGTCATATTGAATAAATTAGCATATTTAATTAATCTGAAATTACACTCGTATGATAAGGGAATTCATATCAGAAGTTTGAAATCGTAAAATTAGTTTTGCTGTTGTTATGCtcaaagtctttttttttttttcgtttatcaattttttttccgTTTATCATTTTCTGATGAAGAAATGGGATCAAAAGATCAAAAAGTATCCATTTTTCTAGTCTCTGTGTTTAGCAATTATACCAATCATTAAAGACGAGTAAGCGGGCTCTGCCCTTAACAAACGTATCAAAAGTACTCAAAGGGGCTAGACACATTCCTATGTTCGAGAATGAAATTTTAAACTCTAAGGTTCGGCCCCAGATCACGTGGTCACGGACAACTGGATACTGTATAACGAGTAGATCACGTTTGTTTGCCCGGACCACAAAGTGACATTGTTCGCCAGTTATGGCACTTGACAGTTTTCCATGTATATTTAATCGCCTGACCTTAgaaacaatgtaaacataattaaaaGTATATTACCTGCTAAGGTCACAAATAAAAAGCACAGTTAGCTTATATTTGAGTCTATCAGGCACAGGGAGTTGGCAAAAATAACTAACCAacggtcaatatatatatgatacgtATACCGTATATGGACATTCGGTTGGGAATGTAATTGATGTGTATCGAATACaagtttgttattttgtattattactGCAAGACTGATGCAAACCTCAAACACTAGAGAAAAAATCTAAATTCTTAAATTTAACGAAAATTATGCACAATTCTTCATGAATAAACAAGAAAAACTCATTAGGtaattaaatattaatgattAGACAACAAAACTAAATTAAGTATTTGGTCTCTGAATGAAGTTTGACCCGTAATGGCACGTATGACAGGCATCACTCACTGACCAAACTGACCATGCCAAGCATGTACTGACCACACCTGGACGTCAACGGTTTGTCATCTCGACTCGACACAATACTATACATTTAGTTCTAGATTGTTATCAACAGTGTTTCCCCGACGGACGTGAGAAAAATAAACTCCTGTTAAATTTGTGACAAAGTGATTACTAACTGGATATGACAAAGTTATTACGAACTGGATATGACAAAGTAATTACTGACGGGATGATTTCACGTTCATTTCATTGTAATCAATCTCGAATTTCTACAAGTTGTATTTTTTCGTACACAGTAAACACACAGGTACCTGTGGACAtgtttatgatgtttttaattaaaatgttacattatagaggagtaaattaatgtattacaatcgcatgcttaatttgtaaaaaatatatcgTACTTTGGCCTTATAAATTTAGTATTTATATAAGGCTAAGGTAcgatatattttttacaaattagTATTTATAAGGCCAAGGTACGATATAGTTTTTACAAATTAGTATTTATAAGGCCAAGGTACGATATAGTTTTTACAAATTAGTATTTATAAGGCCAAGgtacgatatatttttttacaaattagtATTTATAAGGCTAAGGTACGATATagtttttacaaattaagcatgcgattgtaatacaataatttactcgtccAAAATGTAACACTTTAAATAAAaccatcataatcatgtccacaagtacctgtgaaGAAGCACACCGAAAAATAACGTATTGAATAATATTCTtcttaatgaaaataataaaagcACAGAGCTTAATAGCCTATCCCTCTTAGCATGTATTTTATAGGTGttgatatatttgattattgaaCAAAcctttaaaatcaaattaaaatattctCGAGAACGACCACGTGACTTGTAAACTATGTTTACGatctacatatttacataatagACATAAAATTGAGACATAAACAGCcacatttaattgttttattaggTGTAGTTAAGGTAACCCTTGGCTAACAATCATTATTTATCCATTGTTTATAAGTACAATGCATGTACGTACCT from the Pecten maximus chromosome 4, xPecMax1.1, whole genome shotgun sequence genome contains:
- the LOC117326125 gene encoding phosphatidylglycerol--prolipoprotein diacylglyceryl transferase-like, with product MGCSNSTAGGDPNSAPSSSEQGQARENGVNKSEEPQKPQAPQQEESAGKPADDTQQQATETGQAKEEQKADEVTEQTQNTAPETQTDETAGQTQETTQNEQSQQEQA